The sequence ATGAAGCAGTGTTTCTTGTAAATGGAATGAGCTTAACGCCAACATTTCGGTTTGAATCCCATTTGATTCAACATGATTCATAATTTGTTCAAGCTTATTTGCGGGTGATATTTCTCGATGTTTTTTCAAGTCATTTTTAAAAGCCTTGAAGTTTTCAAAGCCGATGGATTTCCAAAAACGCGAGACGGTCGCGTTGCTTAAATGGAGCTGATGGGCAATCTCCGTCTCTGTCATATAAAGTATGCTGTCCATATTTTTTTGAACAAAATCTGCAATGACTTTCTGATGGGGAGTCAATTCCTCGATATTCCAATCAATTTGATACATCGCTACCACTCCTAAAACCTATTTTATTTCCCATTGTGATGTAGTTTATCATATTCGCACTCGAATGAAAAATATTTTTCTTTAAATAAATTATGAAAAATTATTTACAATTAGTTTACAAAATTAGGATACAACATTTACAATAGACTGCTATTATTTGAGGTGTAGCGAAGAGGAGGAGTAAACAATGACAAAAAAATTAAAGCCTGAACTAACACAGTCACAAAAAATGATGATCTTTATTTTATCCATGTCTTTGTACGGTCTATCTAACATGTTTACCGAGCTAATACCAAGTGTGCAACTTGGATTCATCGAATTATCGGTTGAGTATTTTGCATTTATTCCATTAACCTTATGTATTTTGTTTCATCCACTATATGCAGCGGTTGGTGCCGCATTGGGGGAAATTATTTTTGGCGAGTTGATGCTTGGTCAGTTTGGTGGAATTGGAGAAATTGAAAAATTCATCACATTTTCACTTGGCATGTACATTGCGGGGATATTGGTTAGAAATCCATTGAATCGCATGCAAGTAAGTGTTGCTGTTATGTCTGGGCTCCTTGTTCATCACTTACTAGGGATGATGGTAGACATTGGTAAAGTGTGGGTGGGAGTTGAAGAATTTGAAGCCGTACAAGGTTTGGCAGAAAGTATCATTCTTATTGAAGGAATTGCATTGTTAAATGATCTATTATTCTCGGGAATATTATTTGCGCTGTTACCAACATTGTATCTTGTGCCAAGATTGTACGGCAAAATTGAACCACTTCTAGGTATGAAGCCAAGAAGTACCAAAGTTCAACACTCCTTGGGCGAAATTATTACGCCAAAGTTGATTGTTGTAGCCGTCATTCTGTCAGCAATTGCGGTTATCGCCGAATTCATGTCTGAAACAGATTTAAATATTGGTGAATGGGAACCTGATTTTCTAGCGTTATTTGGAGATTCTTTTATATGGGTTGTCATTGGCATTGCAGCGTTTATTGTACTCCTCACGATTTGGAGTATGGTAAAAAGTGCGAAAACGAAACAACGTAAGTGGGGTGTTGATAATGGGGAATAAACCACTCATCGAATTGGAAAATGTTACGTTTACCTATCCTGGTGCTGATATGGCTGTATTGAAAGACGTGACAGTAACCATTCATGAAGGCGAATTTACAGCGATTATTGGCGGCAATGGTTCAGGGAAATCGACACTGTGTAAAACATTTAATGGTTTGATTCCACAGTTTTATGTTGGGGATTTTGAAGGTAAAGTGATTGTCAATGATTTACTTGCGGCAGATCACACGGTTGCTCAATTATCTAAGCATATCGGTTATGTCTATCAGGATTTTGACAATCAGCTGTTACGTCCCACGGTAATAGATGATGTGTGCTTCACGCCGTTGAATTATGGTTTAGAAGACTACCGAGAACGTGGGGAATGGGCACTTCAAGTAACGGGACTGGAAGGCCTCCGCCATGAATTTATTTGGCAATTGAGTGGTGGTCAAAAGCATTTGCTCGCTTTAGCGGGGGCATTGGCCATGAAGCCTAAAATGTTAATTATTGACGAACCGATTGCTCAGCTGGATCCGCAGCATGCGCAACAAATTTATGATATTTTAAGGAAAATGAATGTCGAATATGGAATGACAATTGTTGTGATTGAGCATCATACGGAGTTTATCGCACATTATTGTCGAGAAGTCATTTTAATGGACCAGGGGAAGCTTCTGTGGAAAAAGACGACGAAGGAGGCATTATCTCAAGTAGAGGAGCTAATGAAGCGTCAAATCTATCCGCCGCAAGTTACGCAAGTCGCACATACTCTTGGGATAGGTACGGATGAAGCTGGTCTTTATCCTACTACATTAGATGAGGCAGTTACTTACTTTACTCCCGCGGCTTTGGAGCAGGGGAAGGTGAGTAAGCAAGATTATCTACATGAAGTGATTAGATTAAGACAGGCTGAACAGCCGATTATTCAGTTCCAGGATGTGTCACTTCAGTATCGAACGCTCAAAAAGACATTGAAGCCAGCCTTAACTGATATTAACGTTTCCCTGTATGAAGGCGATTTGATTGCACTAGTTGGTAATAATGGTGCCGGGAAATCATCATTCATCAAATTGATTACAGGTATTATTAGGCCAAATAAGGGGGATGTGCTCGTCGAAGGGCTAAATACGAGAAAAGTAACACCTGAAAAACTAAGCGATTTTGTATCCTATGTCTATCAAAAACCTGAAGAAATGTTTATTGATGATTCAGTGCGTAAAGATATTGAATACTATTTGAGAGCAAGAAAGGTTCCGGACTACGAGGTTCTCGTCGAAAAACTGCTAGAGGATTTTTCATTGGTTGACATACAGCATCAGGATGGTCGGCTGTTAAGTGGCGGTCAGCAAAGACGAGCGTCGTTAGCAATTGGTGCCGCGATGAATCCATCTATCATTTTGCTTGATGAACCGACAGCTAATTTAGATATTGCGACTAAAAAGCATATGGTTCATATGTTAGCTAAATTACGCAAGCATGTGAAAATGGTTATCGTAGCTACTCATGATATGCAACTCGTTTCTGAGTGGGCAAATCGGGTCATCGTGATGAACCAAGGGGAGATTGTATGTGATGCAGATAAACACATCGTGTTTGGCAACTCCGCTTTAATGGAACAAGCGGGATTGATAGCCCCTCAAATTTTACAATTGAGTCAAGAATTAATGATGGAGTTCCCTTGTTATACGGTTAGGGAGTTTATCACAACGTGGAACCGGGAGGGGACAAATCTTGAACGAGTCATGGAATATGCGTGAAAAGTTTTCTATCGAATATGTGAAAGAAGAGTTGCTTCGAACTGCTTATGGCAATGGGGATACTTTCCTAGCGAAGTTAGATCCACGTACCCTGATTTATTGGTACTTATTTTTCGGGATATCCCCATGGTTCATACATAATAAAATGATATTATCTGGTCTTCTTGTGTTCATGATCATTACAACATTCATGGCACGAACAAGTCCGTTAATCTTGCTCGTTTTATGTACAGGGTTACTAGGTGAAATCGCATTTTTATTTATCGTGTCCTTGTTTTTTGGTGGTGGGCTAGAGTCGGTTTTACCGATGTTTTGGCTGACGGTGAAACTGGCAGTCATCTCTTTGGCTAGTATAACTGTATTTTCGAGTATGGATCCAGAGCGGTTTAGCGATGCATTGCTCAGTATGGGAGTACCAGCGCAAGTATCATTTAGTATTGCATTTGGTTATCGAATTTTGCCGACGCTGATGGAGGAATTTCACCAAATTTTCTTATCGTATCGGTTACGTGGAAAAGCTCCGACTTCTAATGGTTTTTTGTACTGGCGTTCCATTATTTACTTCATGAAAATACTAGTCATCTCTTTTTATCCATTACTTTTGAATGGGGCTAAGAGGTCGAGAACGATGGTTGAAGCGTTGGAAACAAAAGGATTTAGCTATGCAGCAACTGATCCAAAGGTTAAAAAAATGAAAATAGGTTATTTATCTTTTAGAGTGAATGACTATTGTTTTTTGTTAGTC comes from Sporosarcina sp. FSL K6-3457 and encodes:
- a CDS encoding cell division protein FtsQ, translated to MTKKLKPELTQSQKMMIFILSMSLYGLSNMFTELIPSVQLGFIELSVEYFAFIPLTLCILFHPLYAAVGAALGEIIFGELMLGQFGGIGEIEKFITFSLGMYIAGILVRNPLNRMQVSVAVMSGLLVHHLLGMMVDIGKVWVGVEEFEAVQGLAESIILIEGIALLNDLLFSGILFALLPTLYLVPRLYGKIEPLLGMKPRSTKVQHSLGEIITPKLIVVAVILSAIAVIAEFMSETDLNIGEWEPDFLALFGDSFIWVVIGIAAFIVLLTIWSMVKSAKTKQRKWGVDNGE
- a CDS encoding ABC transporter ATP-binding protein, which translates into the protein MGNKPLIELENVTFTYPGADMAVLKDVTVTIHEGEFTAIIGGNGSGKSTLCKTFNGLIPQFYVGDFEGKVIVNDLLAADHTVAQLSKHIGYVYQDFDNQLLRPTVIDDVCFTPLNYGLEDYRERGEWALQVTGLEGLRHEFIWQLSGGQKHLLALAGALAMKPKMLIIDEPIAQLDPQHAQQIYDILRKMNVEYGMTIVVIEHHTEFIAHYCREVILMDQGKLLWKKTTKEALSQVEELMKRQIYPPQVTQVAHTLGIGTDEAGLYPTTLDEAVTYFTPAALEQGKVSKQDYLHEVIRLRQAEQPIIQFQDVSLQYRTLKKTLKPALTDINVSLYEGDLIALVGNNGAGKSSFIKLITGIIRPNKGDVLVEGLNTRKVTPEKLSDFVSYVYQKPEEMFIDDSVRKDIEYYLRARKVPDYEVLVEKLLEDFSLVDIQHQDGRLLSGGQQRRASLAIGAAMNPSIILLDEPTANLDIATKKHMVHMLAKLRKHVKMVIVATHDMQLVSEWANRVIVMNQGEIVCDADKHIVFGNSALMEQAGLIAPQILQLSQELMMEFPCYTVREFITTWNREGTNLERVMEYA
- a CDS encoding energy-coupling factor transporter transmembrane component T family protein, which gives rise to MNESWNMREKFSIEYVKEELLRTAYGNGDTFLAKLDPRTLIYWYLFFGISPWFIHNKMILSGLLVFMIITTFMARTSPLILLVLCTGLLGEIAFLFIVSLFFGGGLESVLPMFWLTVKLAVISLASITVFSSMDPERFSDALLSMGVPAQVSFSIAFGYRILPTLMEEFHQIFLSYRLRGKAPTSNGFLYWRSIIYFMKILVISFYPLLLNGAKRSRTMVEALETKGFSYAATDPKVKKMKIGYLSFRVNDYCFLLVSVFYVVAVFWLGSVIQI